In Desulfomonile tiedjei DSM 6799, a genomic segment contains:
- a CDS encoding 2-isopropylmalate synthase — MAERILIFDTTLRDGEQSPGATMNQQEKLQMARQLEKLGVDIVEAGFPASSTGDKESVALIAGALHKSRVVALARTVAEDIETTWRAVEKAAFPGIHTFIATSDIHMQHKLRMSRQEVIDRTGQAVRLARSLSDWVEFSCEDATRSDPAFMCQVIQTAVDEGATTINVPDTVGYAHPDEMSELIQIVKKTVTGLENVVLSVHCHNDLGLAVANTLAAIKAGARQVECTINGIGERAGNAALEEIAMILNTRKEAFGYYTGIVTEQIFHTSRLVTSITGIPVQPNKAIVGANAFAHESGIHQDGVIKERTTYEIMNPESVGIAKSSLVLGKHSGRHAFRERAKSLGYILTDDELNRSFKRFKDLADRKKTVFDEDIEAVIAEEVLRSDQTYKLLSLTVMSGSHVVPTATVRMEIDGVEYHGAELGNGPVDATYNAIMKLTGRAPKLLRFSISSITGGTDALGEVTIRLEEEGNQSIGKGAHEDILVAAAKAMVNAMNRLDYLSKLPKPSIRL, encoded by the coding sequence ATGGCGGAAAGAATTCTCATTTTCGATACTACACTAAGGGATGGAGAACAATCTCCCGGCGCTACCATGAACCAGCAGGAAAAGCTGCAAATGGCCCGCCAATTGGAGAAATTGGGTGTTGATATTGTGGAAGCCGGTTTTCCGGCAAGTTCTACAGGAGATAAAGAAAGTGTCGCCCTCATTGCAGGTGCTCTTCATAAATCCCGCGTGGTTGCTCTTGCTCGAACAGTTGCAGAAGATATCGAAACCACATGGCGTGCTGTGGAGAAAGCAGCTTTTCCAGGAATTCATACCTTCATCGCGACCAGCGATATTCATATGCAACACAAATTGAGAATGTCGCGTCAGGAGGTTATCGATCGGACAGGACAGGCTGTCCGCCTTGCTCGTTCGCTCTCCGATTGGGTAGAATTCTCCTGTGAGGACGCTACACGCAGCGACCCGGCTTTCATGTGTCAGGTGATTCAGACTGCCGTAGATGAAGGCGCAACGACGATCAACGTGCCCGACACGGTGGGCTATGCACATCCCGATGAAATGTCCGAGTTAATCCAGATCGTCAAGAAAACCGTTACAGGTTTGGAAAACGTCGTCCTCTCGGTTCATTGCCATAACGATCTGGGATTAGCCGTAGCAAACACGCTTGCAGCAATTAAGGCCGGCGCTCGCCAGGTGGAATGCACCATCAACGGTATCGGTGAGAGAGCCGGAAACGCTGCACTCGAAGAAATAGCCATGATTCTGAACACCCGGAAAGAGGCCTTCGGTTATTACACGGGAATTGTCACCGAGCAGATTTTTCACACCAGCAGACTTGTCACAAGTATTACCGGCATACCTGTTCAGCCAAATAAGGCTATTGTAGGCGCAAACGCTTTTGCGCACGAGTCCGGGATTCATCAGGATGGAGTCATCAAAGAACGCACCACCTATGAAATAATGAATCCTGAGAGCGTTGGTATCGCCAAGTCTTCTCTGGTCCTGGGAAAACACTCGGGACGCCATGCATTTCGCGAACGTGCCAAATCATTGGGATATATATTGACTGACGATGAGCTAAATAGAAGCTTCAAGCGCTTCAAAGATCTGGCCGACCGCAAGAAAACCGTGTTTGATGAGGACATTGAAGCCGTCATCGCTGAAGAAGTGCTCAGATCCGATCAAACGTATAAGCTCCTGTCTTTGACCGTAATGTCCGGCTCGCACGTGGTACCGACAGCAACAGTACGCATGGAGATCGACGGAGTGGAATACCACGGAGCAGAACTCGGTAACGGTCCCGTGGACGCTACTTACAATGCCATTATGAAGCTGACTGGCAGGGCACCGAAACTCTTACGCTTTTCCATTAGCAGTATTACCGGAGGCACGGATGCTCTCGGTGAAGTTACCATCCGTTTAGAGGAAGAAGGAAATCAGTCAATCGGAAAAGGTGCTCACGAAGACATTCTCGTTGCCGCGGCAAAAGCGATGGTTAATGCAATGAACAGGTTGGATTATCTTTCCAAATTACCGAAACCCTCTATCAGACTTTGA
- a CDS encoding radical SAM protein, with the protein MNTCHSVAEPEQFQESPDHVRLSLAAAMTLGFVPGWFYRNAKLGCINLLLTYQGGCKANCAFCGLAAEKHAPRGTNFIRVPWKSYATSDVIEGIRNAPSHVSRVCISMITHPRCKADVLTVCRRIARETGKAVSLLISPTLLQEDDLRAMKHAGADRVGVAIDAAIPEIFEQLRGKPVHGPHSWEKYWHIYEKSVSVFGRDKAGVHLICGLGETERQMVEAISRARNMGGFTHLFCFFPERGSRMEKHPVPKAATYRRIQLARWLIDTDVSTLDLMRFDECGRIIDFGIPEAKMQQVIDSGTPFQTSGCPGPDGKVACNRPYGNEKPGPDIRNYPFPPDVEDLTLIKAQLMDYSS; encoded by the coding sequence ATGAATACCTGCCACAGTGTTGCAGAACCCGAACAATTTCAGGAAAGCCCGGATCATGTGAGGCTCTCTTTGGCTGCTGCGATGACGTTGGGATTCGTCCCCGGTTGGTTTTATCGCAATGCAAAGCTCGGGTGCATCAATCTTCTCTTGACATACCAGGGAGGCTGCAAAGCCAACTGTGCATTCTGCGGACTGGCCGCCGAGAAGCATGCTCCTCGTGGTACCAATTTCATAAGAGTCCCCTGGAAATCCTATGCAACGTCGGACGTCATTGAAGGAATCCGGAATGCGCCATCCCACGTGAGTCGCGTGTGTATTTCCATGATTACCCATCCGCGCTGTAAAGCAGACGTTTTGACCGTTTGCAGACGAATCGCCCGGGAAACCGGCAAGGCTGTTTCTCTGCTCATTTCTCCCACCCTGTTGCAGGAAGACGATTTACGAGCAATGAAACACGCGGGTGCAGATCGGGTGGGAGTAGCCATTGATGCGGCAATCCCGGAAATTTTCGAGCAACTCCGAGGCAAACCGGTGCATGGACCGCATTCGTGGGAGAAGTACTGGCATATCTATGAAAAGAGCGTGAGTGTTTTCGGCAGAGACAAGGCCGGTGTACACCTTATCTGTGGGCTGGGAGAAACGGAACGGCAGATGGTGGAAGCCATATCCAGAGCGAGGAATATGGGGGGATTCACTCATCTCTTTTGTTTCTTTCCCGAACGAGGTTCCCGCATGGAGAAACACCCGGTTCCGAAAGCTGCGACATACAGGCGGATTCAACTGGCCCGCTGGTTGATTGATACTGATGTTTCGACACTGGATCTCATGAGATTTGATGAATGCGGACGAATCATTGATTTCGGCATCCCGGAAGCAAAGATGCAGCAGGTGATCGACAGCGGCACGCCATTTCAGACGTCAGGCTGCCCCGGACCTGACGGAAAAGTTGCCTGCAATCGTCCGTACGGGAACGAAAAACCCGGTCCCGACATCAGGAATTATCCCTTTCCGCCGGATGTAGAGGATCTCACCTTGATAAAAGCTCAGTTAATGGATTACAGCAGCTAA
- a CDS encoding radical SAM protein: MFRTIVSGRVMQTELNPDQRDLLRAAWDLSRAAHGYSLSVHVPGMFVVNGRRGRYRAVSITGGTCDLGCEHCKGFLLRTMAHASTPESLVEYGRAAFARGDHGILVTGGCDSLGRLPWREFIPAISRLKRETDLVITVHAGQVDTDTAVALKQSRVDQALVDVIGDDGTVREVYHLDDGVRTIRKTMDALAFAGLEIVPHILYGLHYGAKRGEDRALEMLRDYPLSKYVLVVIMPSSETPMKFVEPPAPLEVALFLAKARLELPLLQASLGCARPRGKYRKTLDVLAVAAGINSLALPSEQGLREAESRGLEICYSETCCSLGTYISGDRFQ, encoded by the coding sequence ATGTTTCGAACGATCGTGTCGGGCAGAGTCATGCAGACTGAGTTGAATCCCGACCAGCGAGACCTCCTGCGTGCAGCCTGGGATCTATCGCGTGCGGCTCACGGATATTCGCTCTCCGTACACGTCCCGGGAATGTTTGTTGTGAACGGAAGGCGAGGCCGTTACAGGGCTGTTTCTATCACTGGAGGCACATGCGATCTGGGGTGTGAGCACTGCAAAGGTTTTCTCCTTCGGACAATGGCACACGCATCGACTCCGGAAAGCCTCGTTGAATATGGCAGAGCGGCCTTTGCCAGAGGCGACCACGGAATACTCGTGACAGGAGGCTGTGACAGTCTTGGAAGGCTTCCCTGGCGAGAATTCATCCCGGCAATCTCAAGACTGAAGCGAGAAACGGATCTTGTAATTACGGTTCACGCAGGACAGGTTGACACGGACACTGCCGTTGCTCTCAAACAATCGAGAGTGGATCAAGCGCTGGTGGATGTAATCGGCGACGATGGTACCGTTCGGGAAGTCTATCACCTTGATGACGGAGTCCGGACCATTCGCAAAACAATGGACGCTCTTGCCTTTGCAGGTCTGGAAATAGTGCCGCACATCTTGTACGGTTTGCATTACGGAGCGAAACGCGGCGAAGATCGAGCACTCGAAATGCTGAGGGATTATCCGCTCAGCAAATACGTGCTGGTTGTAATAATGCCTTCATCCGAAACGCCCATGAAGTTCGTCGAACCTCCAGCGCCTCTGGAAGTTGCGCTGTTTTTGGCCAAGGCTCGTCTGGAATTGCCTTTGCTTCAAGCGTCTCTCGGGTGCGCTCGCCCTCGTGGAAAGTACCGCAAAACATTGGATGTCTTGGCAGTTGCAGCGGGCATCAATTCTCTCGCGCTCCCATCCGAACAGGGCTTGAGAGAGGCTGAATCACGCGGGCTTGAAATCTGCTATAGTGAGACTTGCTGTTCGCTCGGAACATACATATCAGGAGATCGGTTCCAATGA
- a CDS encoding geranylgeranyl reductase family protein produces MGRTIACDVLVVGAGPAGSSAARAAAEMGVDTVLIDAKMRIGEQPHCGEFVPSRLFGEFHLDKSCIIQSVDSMETRILTGLSEFGPDLCIPAMTTVSPGHMIDRVRFDRDLARKASESGARVFSGTRLIRHKNDYWIARAPESEISFFPRIVIAADGPLSSVGSLLGLPSFQFLKGLQVEVPLAESIGKTIIFLDKAFSGGYGWLFPKGIVANLGIGARPDTNVRDLLRSLASALITSGMIREGILARYGGIIPVSGLRPSLCVENVIFCGDAAGLTHPVTGAGIPQAVFSGDLAGRAASAAIKNSSDLPIREYEAEVRGRYKGVIDHAVSKRTIMGSWKTGTDTDYVKLCEQTWIAFKGYRQRIRNVSNDRVGQSHAD; encoded by the coding sequence ATGGGCCGCACGATCGCATGTGACGTTCTCGTGGTCGGAGCAGGCCCGGCCGGGTCTTCCGCTGCCAGAGCCGCGGCTGAAATGGGTGTCGATACCGTTCTCATCGACGCAAAAATGCGCATCGGCGAGCAACCTCATTGCGGCGAATTCGTGCCCTCACGACTCTTCGGCGAATTTCATCTCGACAAATCCTGCATCATCCAATCTGTCGACTCCATGGAAACCCGGATTCTCACCGGACTGTCCGAATTCGGCCCGGATCTCTGCATTCCTGCGATGACAACTGTGTCCCCGGGACACATGATAGATCGGGTCCGATTCGACCGTGATTTGGCCCGGAAAGCATCAGAATCCGGAGCCCGTGTGTTCTCCGGAACTCGCTTGATTCGACACAAAAACGATTATTGGATTGCGAGAGCGCCGGAGTCCGAGATTTCCTTTTTCCCGAGAATTGTTATTGCTGCAGATGGACCGCTGTCGTCCGTAGGGTCTCTTCTTGGACTGCCAAGCTTTCAATTCTTGAAAGGACTCCAGGTTGAGGTGCCTCTTGCTGAGTCGATAGGGAAAACCATTATCTTCCTTGATAAGGCATTCTCGGGCGGTTACGGCTGGCTGTTTCCCAAGGGAATTGTCGCGAATCTGGGCATTGGCGCACGTCCTGATACGAATGTCCGTGACCTGCTCCGGAGCCTGGCAAGCGCTCTCATTACATCGGGTATGATCCGCGAAGGGATTCTCGCCCGATATGGAGGCATTATCCCGGTGTCAGGATTGCGACCTTCGTTGTGCGTGGAGAATGTTATTTTCTGCGGAGATGCTGCCGGCTTGACTCACCCCGTAACCGGTGCAGGGATACCTCAGGCAGTGTTCTCCGGCGATCTTGCGGGACGTGCAGCTTCGGCTGCAATCAAAAACTCAAGCGACCTGCCCATCAGAGAATACGAAGCCGAAGTGAGAGGCCGATACAAGGGCGTGATCGATCATGCGGTTTCCAAGAGAACTATCATGGGTTCCTGGAAAACAGGAACCGATACGGACTATGTAAAACTCTGCGAGCAGACCTGGATCGCTTTCAAAGGCTACAGGCAGCGGATAAGAAATGTTTCGAACGATCGTGTCGGGCAGAGTCATGCAGACTGA
- a CDS encoding lipoyl protein ligase domain-containing protein, with the protein MSIFRLLDTGCISAAENMALDNILLEEIAEGWSPPTLRFLQFKPAAALVGYHQDVNLEIRLEYCHAEGIHVNRRITGGGGILFQESGLGWEIFGRRGDDPFRGSYESILHRICSAAAAGISHLGVPAAFRPRNDIEVNGRKVSGTGGVTLGNGFMFQGTLLVNNEVELFLRSLRVPVEKLKKREIESLMERICFLSDLLSPMPSLETIKGVLVQSFANDLGMDLVPDGLTEREQKKLEEQLPYFQSNAWIDSRSRPPAEGEPLRSITQTDAGTLRVHLWPAPGGKRIKQALIVGDFFAIPGRLIHDLEAALIGERIERSALEQAVLKFFLHSDGFIFGMRPEEMACAISSAADRLLIAGHDLTRNEVNDLFLVNLAPHELQSFAAKWLLLPYCSKSPECAYRQISGCDECGDCEIGACFDLARAFGMFPITIQSFEHLMHVLSNECTDGNAMYVGSCCEAFYSKHQREMQDTGVRGLLVNLDCTTCYDLGKGTRAYRGDFENKTTLNMELLQKALRLVHGPHDRM; encoded by the coding sequence GTGAGCATATTCAGACTTCTTGATACAGGCTGCATTTCTGCTGCAGAAAATATGGCTTTGGATAACATCCTACTCGAGGAAATAGCCGAAGGTTGGAGCCCGCCTACGCTGCGGTTCCTGCAATTCAAGCCTGCGGCTGCACTGGTGGGATACCATCAGGACGTGAATCTGGAAATCAGGCTGGAATACTGCCACGCGGAAGGAATCCACGTGAATCGCCGCATCACAGGCGGTGGCGGCATTTTGTTTCAAGAATCCGGACTCGGCTGGGAAATCTTCGGACGTCGCGGCGACGATCCTTTTCGAGGTTCGTATGAGTCCATACTTCATAGAATCTGCTCGGCAGCGGCGGCAGGTATTTCTCACCTTGGCGTTCCGGCGGCGTTCCGGCCTCGAAACGATATCGAGGTAAATGGCCGAAAGGTCTCCGGAACAGGTGGAGTTACCCTGGGTAATGGTTTCATGTTCCAGGGCACGCTGCTTGTAAACAATGAAGTAGAGCTTTTTCTGCGCAGTCTCAGAGTTCCCGTTGAAAAGCTGAAGAAGCGGGAAATTGAATCGCTCATGGAACGGATCTGTTTTCTTTCGGACCTGCTCTCACCAATGCCGTCTCTGGAAACGATCAAAGGTGTCCTGGTGCAATCTTTTGCGAACGATCTCGGAATGGACCTCGTTCCGGACGGACTTACAGAGAGAGAGCAGAAGAAACTTGAAGAGCAACTCCCGTACTTTCAAAGCAATGCATGGATCGATTCTCGTTCCCGTCCCCCTGCTGAAGGCGAGCCTCTTCGTTCCATTACCCAGACCGATGCCGGGACATTGAGAGTGCATCTCTGGCCTGCTCCCGGAGGAAAAAGAATCAAACAGGCGCTTATTGTAGGAGATTTCTTCGCCATTCCCGGACGCTTGATCCATGATCTCGAGGCTGCGTTAATAGGAGAGCGGATCGAACGATCTGCCCTGGAACAGGCGGTCCTGAAGTTTTTTCTCCATTCTGACGGGTTCATTTTCGGCATGCGGCCGGAGGAAATGGCATGTGCGATTTCTTCTGCAGCGGACCGGTTGTTGATCGCAGGTCATGATCTGACCAGGAATGAAGTGAACGATCTTTTTCTGGTAAATCTGGCTCCCCACGAGCTGCAAAGTTTCGCGGCCAAATGGCTTCTGCTTCCCTATTGTTCCAAAAGTCCCGAATGCGCATACAGGCAAATTTCCGGATGCGATGAATGCGGTGATTGCGAAATCGGAGCATGCTTCGATCTTGCACGAGCTTTCGGCATGTTCCCCATAACCATTCAAAGTTTCGAGCACTTGATGCACGTCCTCAGCAACGAGTGCACGGACGGGAACGCAATGTACGTGGGATCGTGCTGCGAAGCATTCTACTCGAAGCACCAGCGAGAAATGCAGGATACCGGGGTTCGCGGTCTCCTCGTAAATTTGGATTGCACCACCTGCTACGATCTCGGCAAAGGCACGAGGGCCTATAGAGGAGATTTCGAGAACAAGACAACCCTGAATATGGAATTGCTGCAAAAAGCACTGAGGCTTGTACATGGGCCGCACGATCGCATGTGA
- the lpdA gene encoding dihydrolipoyl dehydrogenase, whose product MTVQYDMGILGGGPGGYMTALRARQLGLTVILAEQERIGGVCLNRGCIPTKSLLADLDGLRWAKRAVQDGIIPALPEIHFDRMVDRKDTIVNGMVSNLEKLLRAGGVEIIQGRASVPEPGVMTMDDGRQFTARSLVLATGSRQTKLPISGIDLPGIVGTREILSMRQVPQRLVIVGGGIIGQEFAAIFAPLGSKVTILEALDRILSEVDAEMAKRFASLLPGQRITVETGARIDAFQQSGSSLRVIYEKKSKEKTIDADLVLIAAGRAPNTAGLGLDALGIRTEKGSVLVDRTLRTSTEGIYAVGDVTGRKMLAHVAYYHGEIAAENIAGMDTVAEDRVVPSCVFTHPQIAWAGLTEEQAIASDLSFRTSMFSFSSNGKAQAMGDSRGWVKLLEDSTSGSLIGAHILGPEASELIAELTLAVRMRLSAKDLADTIHAHPTLSEALRETALGLLGGSLHAASRVKTFGIPQQVSEKRN is encoded by the coding sequence ATGACCGTGCAATATGATATGGGTATTCTGGGCGGAGGTCCGGGCGGTTATATGACCGCCCTTCGGGCTCGCCAGTTGGGTCTGACCGTGATCCTTGCGGAACAGGAAAGGATCGGAGGCGTTTGTCTGAACCGCGGCTGTATTCCTACAAAATCTTTGCTCGCGGATCTCGACGGTCTTCGCTGGGCAAAGAGGGCCGTTCAAGACGGCATCATACCTGCTCTTCCAGAAATACACTTTGACCGGATGGTAGACCGCAAAGACACGATTGTTAACGGCATGGTCTCCAACCTGGAAAAACTGCTTCGTGCAGGTGGAGTGGAAATTATCCAAGGCAGAGCATCCGTACCGGAACCCGGTGTCATGACAATGGATGATGGGCGGCAATTCACTGCTCGCTCTCTCGTGCTTGCCACAGGCTCGCGACAGACTAAATTGCCTATCTCCGGCATTGATTTACCGGGAATTGTCGGTACCCGTGAAATCCTCTCCATGAGGCAAGTGCCACAGCGACTCGTGATCGTGGGCGGCGGAATAATCGGTCAGGAGTTTGCGGCGATATTCGCTCCGTTGGGTAGCAAAGTCACCATTCTCGAGGCTCTCGACAGAATCCTCTCTGAAGTCGATGCCGAAATGGCAAAGCGTTTCGCCAGTCTTTTGCCCGGCCAGCGAATAACCGTCGAAACGGGTGCTCGCATCGACGCGTTCCAACAATCGGGAAGCTCGCTTCGTGTTATTTACGAAAAGAAATCAAAAGAAAAGACAATCGATGCGGATCTGGTTCTCATTGCAGCAGGTCGGGCTCCCAATACCGCAGGGCTCGGACTCGACGCTCTCGGGATAAGAACGGAAAAAGGATCGGTTCTCGTGGATCGGACACTTCGGACCTCAACAGAGGGAATCTATGCAGTGGGAGATGTCACGGGACGAAAAATGCTGGCTCATGTGGCCTACTATCATGGTGAAATTGCTGCAGAGAATATCGCAGGGATGGATACGGTTGCTGAAGATCGTGTCGTCCCGAGCTGTGTATTTACTCATCCACAGATCGCGTGGGCCGGTCTCACCGAGGAGCAGGCAATAGCGAGCGATCTCAGTTTCCGTACGAGCATGTTTTCTTTTTCTTCCAATGGAAAAGCTCAAGCTATGGGGGATTCCCGGGGATGGGTGAAGCTTCTGGAAGATTCCACATCGGGTTCGCTTATCGGTGCACATATTCTGGGTCCGGAGGCGTCGGAGCTGATAGCGGAGTTGACGCTGGCAGTAAGAATGCGGTTATCGGCAAAAGATCTGGCTGACACCATCCATGCACATCCCACCCTTTCCGAGGCATTGCGGGAAACAGCGCTGGGACTGTTGGGGGGTTCCCTCCACGCTGCTTCACGGGTGAAGACGTTTGGAATTCCACAGCAAGTTTCGGAAAAGCGAAATTGA
- a CDS encoding OmpH family outer membrane protein, whose product MRIRTVLMILSITAGVLGMMLLTSTAFAEMKIAKVNLSAVSENSTRIKAAMEDMKKVQLESAPKLTVLSNEIKKLEDQLKAGEATLSKEEKEKLENEVQTKRQEMQQEQQSIRVKLAFKQKSLGNVVRTQLNEILEKIAKEEKFNAILNSDVVLYSDGVPDLTEKVTKALDAMPALEITPK is encoded by the coding sequence ATGAGAATTCGAACTGTACTCATGATTCTATCAATCACGGCTGGAGTCCTTGGTATGATGCTCCTGACGAGTACCGCTTTCGCGGAGATGAAGATTGCCAAGGTGAATCTTTCCGCTGTCAGCGAGAATTCCACCCGGATAAAAGCAGCAATGGAAGACATGAAAAAGGTCCAACTGGAAAGCGCTCCCAAGCTGACGGTTCTGAGTAATGAAATCAAGAAGCTTGAAGACCAGTTGAAAGCCGGGGAAGCAACCCTTTCTAAAGAGGAAAAAGAGAAGCTTGAAAACGAAGTCCAGACCAAGAGACAGGAGATGCAGCAGGAACAGCAGAGCATAAGGGTCAAGCTAGCATTCAAGCAGAAATCATTGGGCAATGTCGTGAGAACTCAGCTAAACGAAATTCTCGAAAAAATTGCCAAGGAAGAAAAGTTTAATGCCATTCTGAACAGTGATGTCGTGCTCTATTCTGACGGCGTTCCGGATCTCACGGAAAAGGTCACAAAAGCATTGGACGCGATGCCTGCCCTGGAAATAACGCCCAAATAG
- a CDS encoding universal stress protein yields MPKRILYCTDFSHNSLPARGYAIEFARAFDAELIVLHVVNTKQIGFPSLESVPADMEQQLLEIQKSAEKALQLLEKELSRSVDNVQSRLRTGTPFYEIVKCASDEAADLIIMGTHGRTGFPHLIIGSTAENVVRTSQIPVLTVKSSLQ; encoded by the coding sequence ATGCCAAAACGCATTCTCTATTGCACAGATTTTTCGCATAATTCGCTTCCTGCCCGCGGATATGCCATAGAATTCGCTCGAGCATTCGACGCGGAGCTGATTGTCCTCCATGTGGTGAATACGAAACAAATCGGCTTTCCATCTCTCGAATCCGTACCCGCGGACATGGAACAGCAGTTGCTTGAAATCCAAAAATCGGCAGAGAAGGCGTTGCAATTATTAGAAAAAGAGCTTTCTCGTTCGGTCGACAACGTGCAGTCCCGATTGAGGACAGGTACTCCATTCTATGAGATCGTCAAATGCGCTTCCGATGAAGCTGCCGATTTGATTATCATGGGAACTCACGGGAGAACCGGATTCCCACACCTCATCATTGGAAGTACCGCAGAAAACGTCGTGCGTACCTCCCAAATCCCAGTACTCACCGTGAAATCTTCACTCCAGTGA
- a CDS encoding TatD family hydrolase encodes MIHSGKTTSKPMLVDTHAHLELDPLFGRCEQVVANAVSAGIVAIVTVGIDLEDVERALNVAERFPHVYACVGFHPHNAKEAAAAGLSQMEIYAKHPKVVGYGEIGLDFFRNHSPRDIQIRIFEEQLSLAKNLGKPVVIHLRDAYREGLEILERSAPYPAGGVIHCFSGTQADADRAVALGFHISIPGTVTYKKNDALRSIAQKCPKERILLETDCPFLSPEPLRGKDNEPANIVYTAKKVAEVLGIPYESVCELTTTNARHFFGLAVDASLSKQ; translated from the coding sequence ATGATACATTCTGGAAAAACTACATCGAAACCGATGCTCGTGGATACTCATGCGCATCTGGAATTGGACCCTCTCTTCGGAAGATGCGAGCAAGTCGTTGCCAATGCGGTTTCGGCCGGGATCGTAGCCATCGTGACTGTAGGAATCGATCTAGAGGATGTTGAACGAGCATTGAATGTGGCAGAACGGTTTCCTCATGTGTACGCCTGTGTAGGTTTTCATCCGCACAACGCGAAAGAAGCCGCGGCTGCCGGCTTGTCACAGATGGAAATCTACGCGAAACACCCGAAGGTAGTGGGATATGGTGAAATCGGACTTGATTTCTTTAGAAATCATTCACCCCGGGACATACAGATTCGAATCTTCGAAGAACAATTGAGCCTGGCCAAAAACCTGGGAAAACCGGTTGTTATACATCTGAGAGACGCGTATCGAGAAGGGCTGGAGATACTCGAGAGATCCGCACCGTATCCGGCAGGAGGCGTCATTCACTGCTTTTCAGGCACTCAGGCCGACGCGGATCGAGCAGTAGCTTTGGGTTTTCACATTTCTATCCCGGGAACTGTCACGTACAAGAAAAACGATGCGCTCAGATCCATAGCCCAGAAGTGCCCCAAAGAACGTATCCTCCTCGAAACTGATTGCCCGTTTCTCTCGCCCGAACCGCTCCGGGGAAAAGACAACGAACCGGCTAATATCGTCTATACGGCGAAAAAAGTGGCAGAAGTCCTCGGTATCCCGTACGAATCCGTGTGCGAATTAACCACCACAAACGCCCGGCACTTCTTCGGTCTCGCAGTTGATGCTTCGCTTTCAAAGCAGTAA
- a CDS encoding transporter substrate-binding domain-containing protein: protein MTFSKSMGYFLILAWICALCAGCGNESTQKIPQAPPASPESAPMPSGAEKTSGAGKLTSGTGSSTLEAIKQRGELRVGMQVGYIPFQMAGNGGSVIGFDADMAEMAAKSLKVALRIVRNNWQELLPSLVAGNADVVISGMTVTSERNAEAMFTIPVLETGRMFLVHSMNAERFKRIQDLNQRGIFVVSVPGGLGDLRLKELLPEASYREFPDRAHAAKEVLERRAHAYIDEEFAIRLACATHSQFLTSNFAPLSFEPMAWAVRPNDAHWLNWLNHFIRQVKGDGRLEETKKKWLHDYFLDLRAPR from the coding sequence ATGACGTTTTCCAAATCAATGGGATATTTCCTGATCCTCGCGTGGATCTGTGCCCTGTGTGCCGGGTGCGGAAACGAATCGACACAGAAAATTCCACAGGCGCCGCCGGCTTCTCCGGAATCCGCACCGATGCCATCGGGCGCTGAAAAGACGTCCGGTGCAGGAAAATTGACTTCCGGAACAGGATCGTCCACTCTCGAGGCAATAAAGCAGCGAGGTGAACTACGGGTCGGCATGCAAGTGGGTTATATCCCGTTCCAAATGGCCGGGAATGGTGGCAGCGTAATCGGCTTTGATGCAGATATGGCTGAAATGGCGGCAAAAAGTTTGAAAGTAGCGCTCAGAATCGTACGCAACAACTGGCAAGAACTCCTCCCGTCATTGGTGGCAGGAAACGCGGATGTGGTCATATCCGGTATGACGGTTACATCCGAGCGAAATGCCGAGGCAATGTTTACCATACCCGTGCTGGAAACGGGCCGCATGTTCCTGGTACACTCCATGAACGCGGAACGATTCAAAAGAATACAGGATCTGAATCAACGCGGAATCTTTGTTGTTTCGGTTCCTGGCGGTCTGGGAGATCTGCGGTTGAAAGAGCTTCTGCCGGAGGCTTCATACCGGGAATTCCCTGACAGAGCACATGCTGCGAAAGAAGTCCTGGAACGAAGGGCACACGCGTACATCGATGAGGAATTTGCTATTCGCCTTGCGTGTGCAACACATTCTCAGTTTCTCACGAGCAACTTCGCGCCGCTCTCGTTCGAACCAATGGCCTGGGCTGTTCGTCCGAACGATGCTCACTGGCTGAACTGGCTGAATCACTTCATTCGGCAGGTGAAAGGGGACGGGAGACTTGAGGAAACGAAGAAGAAATGGCTGCACGATTATTTTCTCGATCTGCGCGCTCCGAGATGA